One Takifugu rubripes chromosome 19, fTakRub1.2, whole genome shotgun sequence genomic window carries:
- the celsr2 gene encoding cadherin EGF LAG seven-pass G-type receptor 2 isoform X1 has protein sequence MHFVKWDLLLIVWCYNLVSPARSYTVHISDDARTRTVVAEVERGARCSLDQVLSPRFTERFLEADEAAGVVFVSDPIKCPLLRYNPFTLYTVADCTHSGYRHLLTGQYEVHVHGRNCSNKPKRKPQWDMEVLTLLNNHNRHRSQCHQAGSALFSVGGLLPGTPLRCRVTNSHDFYFSKGNLFVSETLCWRKDALMEFDLLCDILTRNALNAKVSFISIHWRVGQGPFREGHLRKLLKKAARSDSAIISRRRRSINSSPQFQPPMYQVSVAENKPAGTPVVVLKAVDVDEGEAGRLEYFIEALFDSRSNNLFAVDPANGAVSTVEVLDRETKDTHVFRVTAVDHGVPRRTAMATLTVTVGDTNDHDPAFEQQDYKENIRENLEIGYEVLTVRATDGDAPVNGNILYRIINSNGSNDVFEIDSRSGVIRTKGLVDREQVEAYMLLVEANDQGRDPGPRSATATVHIVVEDDNDNAPQFSEKRYVVQVPEDMAPNTEILQVTATDQDRGSNAVVHFSIMSGNTRGQFYIDAQTGKMDLVSHLDYETNKEYTLRIRAQDGGRPPLSNISGLVTVQVLDVNDNAPIFVSTPFQATVLENVPLGYSIIHIQAVDADSGDNSRLEYRLTATTPNFPFSINNSTGWIVVAAELDRESVDFYNFGVEARDQGYPIMSSSASISMTVLDVNDNNPEFTQKAYYMRLNEDAAVGTSVVTVSAVDQDINSVVTYQISSGNTRNRFSITSQSGGGLITLALPLDYKLERQYVLTVTASDGTLFDTAKVFVNVTDANTHRPVFQSSHYTVNINEDRSVGTTVVLISATDEDTGENARITYFMDDSIPQFDIDPDTGAVTTQMELDYEDQVSYTLAITARDNGIPQKSDTTYLEILVNDVNDNSPRFLRDHYTGSVMEDVPVFTSVVQVSATDRDSALNGRVFYTFQGGDDGDGDFIIESTSGIVRTLRRLDRENVPVYSLQAFAVDKGVPALKTPVNIHVTILDVNDNPPVFEKDELDIMVEENSPIGLVVGHVSATDPDEGSNAQIMYQIVEGNIPEVFQLDIFSGELTSLIDLDYETKNEYVIVVQATSAPLVSRATVHIKLVDKNDNVPVLKNFQIIFNNYVTDKSSSFPTGVIGRIPAYDPDVSDQLHYSFEVGNELNLVLLNQSTGEIQLSQALDNNRPLEASMRISVSDGVHSVSAQCLLQVTIITDEMLSNSITLRLANTSQEQFLSLLLAQFLDGVARVLSASREDVVIFNIQDDTDVSARILNVSLSVAVPVFAEARPQPRGLGHGGDQPGRGADTGVGEYFGSEELQERLYLNRSLLTKISSQEVLPFDDNICLREPCENYMKCVSVLKFDSLAPFVTSDTILFRPIHPIAGLRCRCPTGFTGDYCETEIDLCYSKPCGAHGVCRSREGGYTCECLEDYTGEHCELSARSGRCAPGVCKNGGTCVNLLVGGFKCECPSSGYEKPYCEMTTRNFPPHSFLTFKGLRQRFHFTLSLTFATKEPNGLLLYNGRFNEKHDFIAMEIIEEQIQLTYSAGETKTTVSPHIAGGVSDGQWHVVEVHYYNKPILNQAGLPQGPSDQKVVVVTVDNCDTSVALRFGHVIGNYTCSAQGSQSGSKRSLDLTGPLLLGGVPKLPEDFPVRHRQFVGCMKNLRVDNQHVDMASFIANNGTLPGCSAKRHFCNNNPCLNGGTCVNLWGSFSCDCPLGFGGNNCERVMASPQRFLGNSLLQWNNMAAVASSVPWHLELMLRTRQASALLMHISSGLRHNLTLQLRDGSVLMGLHRGEDSTLSRLEEALVNDGEWHHLQLDISSLGGPLSHHKAVLSLDQGLYLASMEVDGKLRESKLKTVSVGGLAMPDGKILHGFRGCIQGLRIGGALSLSQARKVKVEPGCSVPDPCSSNPCPANSYCRDDWDSHSCTCHAGFYGNSCTDACSLNPCEHESACTRKLSSSRGYTCDCSRNYFGHYCEKKTDLPCPRGQWGHKTCGPCNCQTHKGFDFDCNKTSGECRCKDNHYHPEGSDGCLLCDCYPLGSFSRACDRDSGQCQCKPGVIGRQCDRCDNPFAEVSANGCEVIYDSCPQAIEAGIWWPRTKFGLPAAVSCPRGTLGTAIRHCDEHKGWLPPNLFNCTSTTFSKLKILSDKFDHNASLLDSGRVQQAAAMLANATLHTEKYYGSDVKVAYRLMESLLQHESNQQGFNLTATQDVHFTENLVRVSSAILSPDTRPHWELIQHSEGGTAALLRRFEEYTNTLAQNMRKTYLSPFTFVTPHLVISVDRLKKLNFAGARLPRYQSLRGPRPADLETTVTLPDSVFQPPVDTKGHRHLDVFPDSSSRNRSTVRKRRHPEDDQQDAIASVMIFYSLASLLPESYDSDKRSLRVPKRPVINTPVVSIAVHDNDRLLQHNLDKPITLQFRLVTTEERSKPICVLWNHTILGGKGGWSAKGCEVVFRNSTHISCQCYHMTSFAVLMDVSRRENGEILPIKLLTWSTVGVTLGFLFLTIVFLLCLRAMKCNKTSIINNGGMALFLSELIFILGINQADNPFLCTIVAILLHFFYLCTFSWLFLEGLHIYRMVSEVRDINYGPMRFYYLIGWGVPAFITGLAVGLDPEGYGNPDYCWLSVYDTLIWSFAGPVAIAVSMNIFLYVLSSRASCSPRLHSLEKEPHVSGLKTAGGVLFLVSVTCFLALLSVNSDIIVFHYLFAGFNCLQGPLVFFFRVVFNKEARSAMKYCCGRKRPDHMIKSKASGYKCNTHYADGQLYHLPFGDSSASLNGTMQSGKSQQSYVPFLLRDEGLNSSQAHIALNDHASLFHETKEQLDESDSDSDLSLEDDQSGSYASTHSSDSEDEEGPLPPEESWENLASNSGKRPHPQDTENGNGELTGPDRLKPDVPNRSDSGLGHNARVFSDSRTQDSLALLLPGLPSLGAPPHKGILKKKQLSPIVERNCPSRVHKHPCGDAPGSPQGSSSSEGRAKTSLPEPLNGVALTIKAGTVDGDSSGSEICEDAFGRAI, from the exons ATGCACTTCGTTAAATGGGATTTGCTCTTGATTGTCTGGTGTTACAACCTGGTTTCGCCGGCGCGCAGTTACACCGTTCACATCAGCGATGATGCGCGGACAAGGACAGTGGTGGCGGAGGTGGAGCGGGGCGCACGGTGTTCCTTGGATCAGGTACTCTCGCCCAGATTCACGGAGCGGTTTCTGGAGGCCGACGAGGCGGCGGGCGTTGTGTTTGTGTCGGACCCTATAAAGTGTCCCTTGTTGCGCTACAACCCCTTCACCTTGTACACTGTGGCCGACTGTACGCATTCCGGCTACAGACACCTCCTCACCGGCCAGTACGAGGTGCATGTGCACGGTAGGAACTGTTCAAACAAGCCTAAAAGGAAACCCCAGTGGGACATGGAAGTCCTCACTTTGCTTAACAACCACAACCGCCACCGCTCACAGTGCCATCAGGCAGGCTCAGCTTTATTCTCAGTGGGGGGTCTGCTACCTGGAACTCCACTCCGCTGCAGAGTTACCAACAGCCATGACTTTTATTTCTCCAAGGGGAACCTGTTTGTGTCAGAAACGCTGTGTTGGAGGAAGGACGCGCTCATGGAATTTGATTTGCTCTGCGATATACTCACCAGAAACGCGCTAAATGCTAAGGTCAGCTTCATCTCCATCCACTGGCGTGTGGGACAGGGCCCGTTCAGAGAGGGCCACCTCAGGAAGTTGTTAAAGAAGGCAGCTCGGTCCGATTCAGCgatcatcagcaggaggaggaggagtatcaACAGCAGCCCTCAGTTTCAGCCTCCGATGTATCAAGTGTCTGTGGCAGAGAATAAACCAGCCGGGACGCCCGTTGTCGTGTTGAAAGCGGTGGATGTGGATGAGGGAGAGGCCGGCAGGCTGGAGTACTTCATCGAGGCTCTGTTCGATAGCCGCTCAAACAACCTCTTTGCTGTGGATCCTGCTAACGGCGCCGTATCCACTGTAGAGGTGCTGGACCGGGAGACGAAAGACACCCATGTGTTCCGTGTGACCGCAGTGGATCACGGCGTGCCACGCCGTACGGCCATGGCCACCCTCACCGTCACCGTCGGTGACACTAACGATCACGACCCGGCGTTTGAGCAGCAGGATTATAAAGAAAACATCCGGGAGAATCTGGAAATCGGCTACGAGGTTTTAACGGTGAGGGCCACTGACGGAGACGCGCCTGTTAACGGTAACATCCTGTACCGCATCATCAACAGTAATGGCTCCAATGATGTCTTTGAGATTGATTCGCGGTCAGGTGTCATCCGCACCAAGGGTCTGGTGGAcagggagcaggtggaggccTACATGCTGTTAGTGGAGGCCAATGATCAGGGTCGCGACCCCGGACCTCGCAGCGCCACGGCCACAGTCCACATTGTAGTGGAGGATGACAATGACAACGCTCCCCAGTTTAGTGAGAAACGCTATGTGGTCCAGGTGCCAGAGGACATGGCGCCCAACACGGAGATCCTGCAGGTCACGGCCACAGATCAGGACAGAGGGAGTAACGCCGTGGTTCATTTCAGCATCATGAGCGGGAACACCAGGGGGCAGTTTTATATCGACGCCCAGACGGGTAAAATGGACCTTGTGAGTCACCTGGATTACGAGACAAACAAGGAATACACCCTGAGGATCAGAGCTCAGGACGGGGGACGGCCACCGCTGTCCAACATCAGCGGCCTGGTCACAGTGCAGGTGCTGGATGTGAACGACAACGCCCCCATCTTTGTCAGCACCCCGTTCCAGGCCACGGTGCTGGAGAACGTGCCACTGGGTTACTCCATCATCCACATTCAAGCGGTGGACGCGGACTCCGGGGACAATTCCCGGCTGGAGTACCGCCTCACCGCCACCACGCCAAATTTCCCCTTCAGCATCAACAACAGCACGGGCTGGATCGTCGTGGCGGCTGAACTGGACCGAGAGAGCGTCGATTTCTACAACTTTGGGGTGGAGGCGCGGGATCAGGGCTACCCCATCATGTCCTCGTCGGCCAGCATCAGCATGACCGTTTTAGACGTCAACGACAACAACCCGGAGTTTACCCAGAAGGCCTACTACATGCGACTCAACGAGGACGCTGCCGTCGGGACCAGCGTGGTGACGGTGTCGGCCGTGGACCAGGACATCAACAGCGTGGTGACCTATCAGATATCCAGTGGAAACACCCGCAACAGATTCTCCATTACCAGCCAGAGTGGCGGGGGCCTCATAACGCTGGCGCTGCCTTTAGACTACAAACTAGAACGCCAATATGTCCTCACCGTCACTGCAAGCGATGGGACGCTCTTTGACACGGCTAAAGTGTTTGTCAACGTCACCGATGCGAACACACACCGGCCTGTGTTTCAGAGCTCCCATTACACTGTCAACATCAACGAAGACCGGTCTGTGGGCACCACCGTCGTGCTAATAAGCGCCACAGATGAAGACACGGGGGAGAACGCGCGCATCACCTACTTCATGGACGACAGCATACCTCAGTTCGATATTGACCCTGACACCGGAGCGGTCACCACGCAGATGGAGCTGGACTACGAGGACCAGGTTTCCTACACGTTAGCCATCACCGCTCGTGACAACGGCATCCCGCAGAAGTCTGACACCACGTACCTGGAGATTCTGGTCAACGATGTGAACGACAACTCCCCCCGTTTCCTCAGAGACCACTACACTGGCTCCGTGATGGAGGATGTGCCAGTTTTCACCAGCGTGGTCCAGGTTTCTGCCACGGATAGAGACTCGGCACTCAACGGGCGCGTGTTCTACACCTTTCAGGGCGGGGATGACGGTGACGGAGATTTCATAATTGAATCCACCTCCGGTATTGTCCGCACGCTGCGCAGGTTAGACAGAGAAAACGTGCCGGTTTACAGCCTGCAAGCCTTTGCTGTGGACAAAGGCGTTCCTGCCCTAAAAACACCTGTGAACATCCATGTGACCATCTTAGACGTGAACGACAACCCCCCCGTGTTTGAGAAAGACGAGTTGGACATCATGGTGGAGGAAAACAGCCCCATCGGCCTGGTGGTTGGACATGTCTCAGCCACAGATCCAGATGAAGGCAGTAATGCACAGATTATGTACCAAATCGTGGAGGGAAACATCCCCGAAGTCTTCCAGCTGGACATCTTCTCTGGCGAACTTACTTCCCTGATAGACCTGGACTACGAGACCAAGAACGAGTACGTCATCGTGGTCCAGGCCACCTCTGCCCCCCTGGTCAGCCGCGCGACCGTCCACATCAAACTGGTCGACAAGAACGACAATGTTCCCGTCCTCAAGAACTTCCAGATCATCTTCAACAACTACGTGACCGACAAGTCCAGCAGCTTCCCCACCGGAGTGATCGGACGCATCCCCGCCTACGACCCCGACGTCTCAGATCAGCTCCACTACAGCTTCGAGGTGGGCAACGAGCTGAATTTGGTCCTCTTGAACCAAAGCACGGGCGAGATCCAGCTGAGCCAGGCCCTGGATAACAACCGACCCCTGGAGGCCTCCATGAGGATCTCGGTGTCAG ATGGCGTCCACTCAGTGTCGGCCcagtgccttctccaggtcacCATCATCACTGATGAGATGCTGTCCAACAGCATCACGCTGCGGCTCGCCAACACCTCCCAGGAGCAGTTCCTGTCCCTGCTGCTGGCTCAGTTCCTGGACGGCGTGGCCCGCGTCCTCTCAGCCTCCCGCGAAGACGTGGTCATCTTTAACATCCAAGACGACACGGACGTCAGCGCCCGCATCCTCAACGTCAGCCTGTCCGTGGCCGTGCCCGTGTTTGCCGAGGCGCGTCCGCAGCCCCGAGGTCTCGGCCACGGGGGCGATCAGCCCGGGAGAGGGGCGGACACCGGAGTGGGGGAGTACTTCGGCTcggaggagctccaggagagGCTGTACCTGAACCGCAGCCTGCTGACTAAGATCTCCTCCCAGGAAGTCCTCCCTTTCGACGACAACATCTGCCTCCGCGAGCCGTGCGAGAACTACATGAAGTGTGTGTCCGTGCTGAAGTTTGACAGCTTGGCGCCGTTTGTCACCTCGGACACCATCCTCTTCAGACCCATCCATCCCATCGCCGGGCTGCGCTGCCGCTGTCCGACCGGCTTCACTGGAGACTACTGCGAGACGGAGATCGACCTCTGCTACTCAAAGCCCTGCGGAGCTCACGGCGTGTGtcggagcagagagggggggtaCACCTGCGAGTGCCTCGAGGACTACACAG GTGAGCACTGCGAGCTGTCCGCCCGCTCTGGCCGGTGCGCCCCGGGCGTCTGCAAGAACGGCGGCACCTGCGTCAACCTCCTGGTCGGGGGGTTCAAGTGCGAGTGCCCGTCGAGCGGCTATGAGAAGCCTTACTGCGAGATGACCACCCGTAACTTCCCGCCGCACTCCTTCCTGACTTTCAAGGGGCTCCGCCAGCGCTTCCAtttcaccctctctctcac ATTTGCTACCAAGGAGCCGAACGGCCTGCTGCTCTACAACGGCCGCTTCAATGAGAAACATGACTTCATCGCCATGGAAATCATCGAGGAGCAGATTCAGCTCACCTACTCCGCAG GTGAGACCAAGACCACGGTCTCGCCGCACATCGCCGGCGGCGTGAGCGACGGGCAGTGGCACGTGGTGGAGGTGCATTACTACAACAAG CCGATCCTCAACCAGGCCGGTCTGCCGCAGGGCCCCTCGGACCAGAAGGTCGTGGTGGTGACGGTGGACAACTGCGACACCTCCGTTGCCCTCAGGTTCGGCCACGTGATCGGGAACTACACCTGCTCCGCCCAGGGCAGCCAATCAGGCTCTAAAAG ATCGCTGGACCTGACCGGGCCCCTGCTCCTCGGAGGGGTTCCGAAGCTCCCCGAGGACTTCCCCGTCCGCCACCGGCAGTTTGTGGGCTGCATGAAGAACCTGCGCGTGGACAACCAGCACGTGGACATGGCCAGCTTCATCGCCAACAACGGCACTCTGCCAG GGTGCTCTGCCAAAAGACATTTCTGCAACAACAACCCGTGTCTGAACGGGGGCACCTGTGTGAACCTCTGGGGCTCCTTCAGCTGCGACTGCCCGCTCGGATTTGGAGGAAATAACTGCGAGAGAG TCATGGCTAGCCCGCAACGTTTCCTCGGCAACAGCCTGTTGCAGTGGAACAACATGGCGGCGGTGGCGTCCTCCGTGCCGTGGCACCTGGAGCTGATGCTGCGCACGCGCCAGGCCAGCGCGTTGCTGATGCACATCTCCTCCGGCCTGCGGCACAACCTGACTCTGCAG CTGCGTGATGGGAGTGTTCTGATGGGGCTCCACCGGGGTGAAGATTCAACCCTGTCCCGCCTGGAGGAGGCGCTGGTGAACGACGGCGAGTGGCACCATTTGCAGTTGGATATTAGCAGTCTGGGGGGGCCACTGAGCCACCACAAAGCGGTGCTGTCATTAGATCAGGGACTCTATCTG GCCAGTATGGAGGTGGACGGGAAGCTGCGTGAGTCCAAGTTGAAGACCGTGAGCGTGGGCGGTTTGGCAATGCCTGATGGGAAAATTCTGCATGGCTTCCGTGGATGCATACAG GGTCTGCGTATCGGGGGGGCTCTGAGTTTGTCTCAGGCcaggaaggtgaaggtggagccGGGCTGCAGCGTGCCAGACCCCTGCAGCTCAAACCCCTGTCCTGCTAACAGCTACTGCAGGGACGACTGGGACAGCCACTCCTGCACTTGCCACGCTG GATTCTATGGCAACAGCTGCACCGATGCGTGCTCGCTGAACCCCTGCGAGCACGAATCGGCGTGCACGAGGAAGCTGAGCTCCTCCCGTGGTTACACCTGCGACTGTTCCAGGAACTACTTTGGTCATTACTGCGAGAAAAA GACCGACCTTCCGTGTCCCAGAGGCCAGTGGGGTCACAAGACCTGTGGCCCCTGTAACTGCCAGACGCACAAGGGCTTCGATTTTGACTGCAACAAGACGAGCGGAGAGTGTCGGTGTAAG GACAACCACTACCATCCCGAGGGCAGCGACGGCTGTCTGCTGTGCGACTGTTACCCGCTCGGCTCCTTCTCCAGAGCGTGCGACCGTGACAGCGGCCAGTGCCAGTGCAAGCCCGGCGTGATCGGACGCCAGTGCGACCGCTGCGACAACCCCTTCGCCGAGGTCTCCGCTAATGGTTGCGAAG TAATCTATGACAGCTGCCCCCAGGCCATCGAGGCTGGGATCTGGTGGCCCAGGACTAAGTTTGGTCTCCCCGCAGCGGTGTCCTGTCCTAGGGGAACCCTCG GCACGGCCATCCGGCACTGCGACGAGCACAAGGGCTGGCTGCCCCCCAATCTCTTCAactgcacctccaccaccttcagcaAGCTCAAGATCCTG TCGGACAAATTTGACCATAATGCGTCGCTCCTGGATTCTGGCCGCGTCCAGCAGGCCGCGGCCATGTTGGCCAACGCCACCCTGCACACAGAGAAGTACTACGGCAGCGATGTGAAAGTGGCGTATCGCCTCATGGAGAGTCTGCTGCAGCACGAGAGCAACCAGCAGGGCTTCAACCTCACAGCCACGCAGGACGTGCACTTCACCGAG AATCTGGTCCGCGTGAGCAGCGCCATCCTGTCTCCAGACACACGGCCACACTGGGAGCTCATCCAGCACTCTGAGGGCGGCACGGCGGCGCTGCTGCGCCGTTTCGAGGAGTACACCAACACGCTGGCGCAGAACATGAGGAAGACCTACCTCAGCCCGTTCACCTTCGTCACGCCGCACTTAG TCATCTCTGTCGACCGCCTTAAAAAGCTGAATTTCGCCGGTGCCAGGCTCCCGCGGTACCAGTCGCTGCGGGGCCCCCGGCCCGCTGACCTGGAAACAACCGTCACTCTGCCGGACTCCGTCTTCCAGCCACCTGTGGACACCAAAGGCCACAGACACTTGGACGTGTTCCCGGACTCCTCGTCGAGGAACCGCTCAACCGTTAGAAAGAGGCGTCACCCGGAAGACGACCAGCAGGACGCCATCGCCAGTGTGATGATATTCTACAGCCTGGCGTCGCTCTTACCAGAGAGCTACGATTCCGACAAGAGGAGCCTGCG CGTGCCGAAGCGCCCGGTCATCAACACGCCGGTGGTCAGCATCGCCGTACACGATAACGACAGACTGCTGCAGCACAATCTGGACAAACCCATCACCCTGCAGTTCCGCCTTGTCACCACTGAGGAGCGCTCTAAACCCATCTGCGTCCTCTGGAATCACACCATCCT CGGCGGGAAGGGCGGCTGGTCGGCGAAAGGCTGCGAGGTGGTTTTCCGAAACAGCACCCACATCAGCTGCCAGTGTTATCACATGACCAGCTTCGCCGTGCTCATGGATGTCTCCAGGAGGGAG AACGGGGAGATTCTGCCGATTAAACTCCTGACATGGAGCACGGTCGGTGTGACGCTgggcttcctcttcctcaccatcgtcttcctcctctgcctgaGGGCCATGAAGTGCAACAAGACCAGCATAATTAACAACGGAGGGATGGcactcttcctctctgagctcatcttcatcctggGAATTAACCAGGCCGACAACCCA TTTTTGTGCACCATCGTGGCCATCCTGCTGCACTTCTTCTACCTCTGCACGTTCTCCTGGCTCTTCCTGGAGGGGCTGCACATCTACCGCATGGTCAGCGAAGTGCGAGACATCAACTACGGCCCGATGAGGTTCTACTACCTGATTGGCTGGGGGGTGCCCGCCTTCATCACAG GTTTGGCGGTGGGACTGGACCCTGAAGGCTACGGGAACCCGGACTACTGTTGGCTGTCCGTGTACGACACTCTGATCTGGAGCTTTGCAGGACCCGTCGCCATAGCGGTGTCG ATGAACATCTTCCTGTACGTCCTGTCGTCGCGGGCGTCCTGCTCGCCCCGACTCCACAGCCTGGAGAAGGAGCCTCACGT CTCGGGCCTGAAGACCGCCGGTGGCGTCCTCTTCCTGGTCTCAGTCACCTGTTTCCTGGCTCTCCTCTCCGTCAACAGCGACATCATCGTCTTCCACTACCTGTTCGCTGGCTTCAACTGTCTCCAG GGACCGTTAGTCTTCTTCTTTCGAGTTGTCTTCAATAAGGAGGCCAGGAGTGCCATGAAGTACTGCTGCGGCCGCAAGCGCCCGGACCACATGATCAAGTCCAAGGCTTCG GGTTATAAATGCAACACACACTACGCCGACGGCCAGTTGTACCACCTTCCGTTCGGAGACTCCAGCGCGTCCCTGAACGGCACCATGCAGAGCGGGAAGAGCCAGCAGAGCTACGTGCCATTTCTCCTGAG GGACGAGGGCTTGAACAGCAGCCAGGCGCACATCGCCCTGAACGACCACGCCTCGCTCTTCCACGAAACCAAGGAGCAGCTGGACG AGTCGGACTCGGACAGCGATCTGTCTCTAGAGGACGACCAGAGCGGTTCCTACGCCTCCACGCACTCCTCCGACAGCGAGGATGAGGAAGGCCCGCTCCCTCCTGAGGAATCCTGGGAGAACCTGGCATCCAATTCAGGAAAGCGGCCGCACCCACAAG ATACAGAAAATGGCAACGGCGAACTCACAGGTCCAGACCGATTGAAGCCCGACGTTCCGAACCGCTCAGATTCAGGTCTCGGACACAACGCTCGCGTGTTCTCAGACAGCAGGACGCAGGACAgcctggcgctgctgctgccgggtcTGCCGAGCCtcggcgcccccccccacaaag GCATcctgaagaagaagcagctgtcTCCCATCGTAGAGAGGAACTGTCCCAGCCGCGTCCACAAGCACCCCTGCGGGGACGCCCCCGGCTCCCCGCAGGGGTCCTCCTCCAGCGAAGGCCGTGCGAAAACCAGCCTGCCCGAGCCGTTGAACGGCGTGGCTTTGACCATCAAGGCGGGGACGGTGGACGGCGACTCGTCGGGGTCAGA GATATGTGAAGACGCTTTTGGACGGGCAATCTAG